The genome window ACAATTTTTAGTTCTATTGTTCTTCTGTTAATTGTGTGTAGTTctatccttgagctgttcttgtctattgatgttctgtattatgtcatgtttatgTTTTatgtggatcccaggaagagtaactgctgcttcagcatcagctaatggggatcaacCATAAAGACATAAAGAAATAATGGACATTTTAGCACAAAATCaatgtttatatatataaatgtagGAGGTAGATcatctttaatattgcagatagattgttggTTATATCAGTGTAATAATTATATGGCAAGTAAAAAATCTAAACTGGATGGTTTTGaagtaaaatatatttaaaaaaatatatgggggattggaaatgatgcagacaattatttccaatcccccacatattgtttttcttattttttaaatatattttctttctttcttatttgaccataaccctaccacccctcccccaattggagttaACTAATGGAAGACAATACTTAGGCTTATACTTCCAGATTATACATATTATATACATTTTTCAGACACGGTACAATTTACATCAGTGATcttttattttataaatgttttacctttcagctaccctcaaccactcccatttatttctgaaaatcatccagttttgatttctatttgccatatattctttaactgtgctgtgatgtttcacaaagcTACATATGTGCAGTATCAAAACAAGTGacctaatgattctgtctcttcacagcaaaATATGCAGAGTTGGGATGGTATTTATCACCAATACATTCTATTGgctgcaagaattttgtataataatttaaattgaaaaactcttTGAATACAGTTTTGAATCTGGCATTGTTTTCTATGTCAATTAATAAACCATGTGCTATGGAATCAgcacatcgaaaatctcttcccaactattttgcaacctgtTTGGCGCAGCTGTCATTTTTTTGTCCTTAAATGGAACTGGTATATACTTTTTTTATTGATAAAAAATAATTTGACCAATTTTGGTCTtcaatgcagggccgacagacaagttccttagcTTCTACAATGCTTAAAATAAGATGGTTTTGCGGCTCTATATGGAACCTTTTTGAGGGCCATGTATGAAGCGAGCCACTGAACACTTAAATATAGCAACATTTATTCTAACAGTGTAGGGTTTTAATCAGAAAGCATTTATcataatacagtacagttcttATCATTGTTTTTCATAAAGATCCTAATTGATTTGAAAACATCAATCTATCCTCTGGTTTGTAGAGAAACATATGGAACATGTGGGTGCGGCCTGCCGGAGGGAAGATGGTGGGCTCCATGGATCTAGGAGGGGCGTCCACCCAGATAGCGTTCACCCTCCCAGATCCCAACGCCAAGGGTACAGACATCGTACGGGTCTCCCTCTATGGCTACGAATACAACATCTACACTCACAGCTTCCTGTGTTATGGGAAgaacgaggcagagaagagagtCCTCGCTGCTTTAGTGAAGGTACAGTGTAAAGGAAATCTGGGTTtacttcaaatagtatttgttttcttccaAATACCTGATTGGTCATGCCCGGAGTGCTAAATGGGCTGGGTTTGGAGTTTTGGGACAATTCCAGCACTAAAGAAAAATAAATCCTATTTGAACTCAGAATCTGTTATGATGTCATCCCTCACATTCGTTCCTGGCAGCATTGtcaacatgatgatgatgatgcttttATACTTAGCCAAGTGCCTTTTTATGTAATTAATGCAATCCTTCTAAGTCCATAAAACCCATTAATATCTAATTACCACATCCTAAGAAATCTGAGGACACCTGATTACCTTGATACTTTACTGTCTCTCGGAGATGAGGCAAAATGCATTATGGTATTAACCGTATTGATCTGTCCATTTCTATATGGTTTGCTTTGCAAGCTTGGTCGAAAAGTGTCTGTTTTGCTAGGATGGTAGATAATGCATGCACAACTGAAGACAACCATTTTGAGGAGACAACAATGTAAATAGTGGTCCCACTTTACTTATAGTTGTTCTTGTACCTGTGTAGCCTAGTAACGCTGTAATTACTACAGTAGAAAAGAGGTTCAAGCTCAGCTATTGATCCTTTGGATTCCTTCTTCATGAATGTTCAAGTGACATACTGTAAATACTTTTACTGTGCTCTGTTTGTCTCGCTGATCAGAACTCTGAGAACGCTACACATGTGACCAACCCCTGCTTCAATCTTGGTTACAACATGACTGTGTCGGCTGAGTCCATCTTTGGGACTGAGTGCATAGAAACGCCTGCCGACTACGACCCCAAGCAGATGATCACCCTGAAGGGGTCATCAGACAACGGAGCCTGTAGGGACGTGGTGCAATCCATATTTGACCTGACCTCCTGCACGAAGAACTGTTCCTTTGACGGAGTCTACCAACCATCCGTGGGACCCGGGGACTTTCTGgtacaggcatacacacacacagatggacagacagacatgctgtATATATAGGGCATATTTTGCAGTTATCTAATAAATATTGTGTCTGTCTGAGCTCCTAATCCATGTTCCCTCAGGCCTATGCTGGGTTCTTCTACACTGCTCAGGCTGTCGAGCTGAAAGGCATTTCACAACTGAACCAGTGGAACTCCTCTACCTGGGAATTCTGCTCCTGGGACTGGCCCACCGTgagtccatgttgttgttgtagttgttggtggtgatggtagtggtcaCTCTGCTCCATGGACTTGCCGACTGGGAGCCCTTTTACACTGACAGCTACTGATGTagaatcttcatttgagccagtgtgctacagcaggaaaataatcctgcagcatcaggaaatgtgaattattatgtggattataattaatggtattttttgtaggggtttatacatttttcgttagggcaaatcaagtctgaaatttctaagtggaaatgacaaactttagaagccttttaaaaactaaaatacactacaagtttctcAGCAAcgaaagagtgatcaaatgaagatcctacatctgtatagcaATTTTCACATTTATAGCTGTGACAGAGAAAGGGAAGAGCATGACATTAGCTAAAATAGGGGTAAGCATAAAAGTAAAATATGAGTAAATAGATGTTCTATTTAATGATGTGGTGTAAGCTTACTCCACCTGAGAAAAAGTGACCAAGCATTCCGTGACTATTGGGATCTGTTGGTATATAAAAAAGTGGACAACAGGTCAACTGTACTGTACCATCTGAGGTTAATTTATGAGGACCTTTCCTGGGTGGTGTTTGCAATGGAACTACTGTACACACAGACAACAGATACATTGTTTGTAAGACAGGAGTGCTGCCCAACAATTATCTAGGCTATTGCAATGTATTATTAGAAATGTATCGTTAGAAGAAATGATTAGAATATTGCCTCAGCACATGGGAAATGTAATGGATAGACAAATggaatgtttgtttgtttttcttcttttttagCTCAAGCTAAAAAAGGCCTGGATAGCTGAAAAATACAGAAAGTCCTATTGCTATTCAGCACATTACGTCCAGACATTACTTGTAAATGGCTACAAGTTCAATAAAGACACTTGGAAACACATTGACTTCCAAAAACAGGTAAGTGTGGCAGAATACAGCCAGGTACCTTGGAGGTTCCAAACACGTGCTTCCAAATGAAAGTGCAAATATTGTCATAGTTTGTAGTTACGAATGTTTTCATGGTCATATACTGTACTGCAAAAAGAGAAACAAACAACTAGAGAGTGACTCATTCCATTGGAAACCAATATAAATGTTGGGTATACTATAATTAACAGAGGCCAAGATCTTGACAAGGAAGCGGTTAGAATCGTTTCCTATGCCCCCAGGAAATGGAACTTGTGATGGAAGTCCAGACTGGAACTTTCGGCTGAAGTCATTCAGTCTGTTAGACTTAATGAAGTGTAACATGAAGTATTTCTTTCAAAATCAAAGCACAATACAGACtggttacagtagcttgtttgaCATTATGAAAAATGGGGGATTTGTCCCCCAAGATCCCAAGATGATGATTCTCTGTTTTTCATTCTTACAAACAAGCAAgctactgtctctctgtcctttgtGTTTTGAGTGTCAGGAGAAATTGATGCCCTTCGTCCCATCATCAGAGGGGGTTGAAAGACATGACTTCTTCAGTGGAAGGGAAGACAGATTTTAGAGTAATTTTCTCCCTGGGGGGCATAGTTTGCCTCAATTATTTATAAACGGCAAACATTCTTCTAACTTGTAATGTTCGTTATGCATTGTTGTCTTTCAGCCTTTTCCAATAGACTATTGATGTTAAAAAAGCaggcaggtcacccgtgatacaagtcagtattcaacttccatccatgtctgaggacgtcgagagatgacgtggaaaccggccactaggggcaacagtgagcgctgttatcgtcaagtaggtttcggttttgctagggtgttgtggacggggatggcggatGGGCATAAGCATCTataacttcgaaatttgacgtttgagaaacatggaggaacgtctaattctgatgtgagactgtgagagcttgtagcAAAAAAGATATGATAGAGGATGCCATAATTGTGAAAAGGGTCAGGATTTCTGAACTCCAAATCGACCACTAGCGCCTACTCTCCTGCCACTCATGTAGATCAGAGAGGATTGGATAGGTGGAAGCAGTAAGGAGATATTTCCACATAGCTAATCAGAAGGTAATATGAAGATATTGACATAATTTTTTATACTGTATCCATCCAATCCTATCAGATTGAATGTAGTGCCTAGGATGTAGAGGCTAGGTGACAATTTGGAATTGAGCAATAATCTGTTTTAAGTCTGTCTGTCCCATACATCTTGTTCATCCCATAGGCTGGGGTGTATGAGATAGCGTTTTATAGGTGTGGCAGTGAAGCATTTGAGATTTTGCAAAGATGGGTTTAAGCTTCCTCAACTAAATAAACAGAGGCAATGCATTCCATGACTACTGGGACTACTGTAGGTATTTAACTAAGGAGAACAGGTCAGTTGTGCTGAACCATCTGGGGTTCATTTGTGAGGACCTCTGTCTttttaggggcggcaggtagcctagtggttagagtgttgggccagtaaccggaaggttgctggattgaatccctgagctgacaaggtaaaaatatgttgttgtacccctgagcaaagcagttaacccattgttccccgtCGCCAAAGAcctggatgttgattaaggcagcaccccacacctctctgattcagaggggttgggttaaatgcgaaagacacatttcagttgaatacattcagttggacttGGTAGGTATCCCCTCTTCACTCTGTTTTGTCTGTCCCCTaggttatagaggacagtggTATTCAAAGGTGGTGTTGACAAATTTAAAATTAAGAGTACATTCTATTTTATGGGACAATATACAAACGTTTTTAAGAAAGATCACTTGAAACCTATAATTTTATTgaataaatgtattttataagAGAGCTGAACATTTTATGAATTGAAggttatttggtgatgtgaaaaTCAAAACGTACCGATTTTAAGGTTGTATCGATAGATTTGGGGTAGGGTGGGATCGCCATAATTTCTAACGAAAAAAATGGGCCACCCAAAATATCAGGTGAAAAAAGTCCCAactgaaaaagtttgaataccattggtgtaggggttaggggtcagtatTCTGTCTGTTTTAAGTGAGTCTGTCTTTCTTCATGCAGTCTTGTCCATCTCCTATGGTGTAATCTCTTGTAGGCAGACAACATAAACATAAATGCTATGCTATTTTTGTCTCCCCGACAAATTTTTTTAAACCGATGGCTAACGAACAGCAATAGTTCCGGTGCTTAGGTTTTTcgtcactggttatttggacaaatcacgatTTCACAGGTGTTAGCATCTTTGGAATTTCAGAAGGTGAGGGGACATTCAGAGGGGACATTCAGCCAACAGACTTGCCCATAACTTGCAAAAAGAGAGGGTGGAACTCCTCGTTCGTCCTTGTTTTATCATCTTTTCATCTCTTCGTATGGGACCCAGAACTTAATCGAGAAGCTGACCAAAGAATTTAGTTTTGGGCTAACCGAGATTACCTAGGGTGTAGGGCAGGGAAGACTAAACTGTGGCCCGTGGGCCAACGTTTGGTTTGACCCgccagaatatatatattttttttgggggggggggcttagtcAGAGTTAGAAAAGTAGAAtaaacaaggtgcaatttcgaaatttggtaGTGCATTAGCAGTCTACAGCTCTACTAGTAATCATCACCAAATTACAGTCCGGGCATGTGCCCACAAGCCCTGACCGCTAGGGGgcctccattgattttgttagtcactcagaAAACAtatgaacatggcataagtcatggcaaaatgtgtagaatggcAGGAAATtcgctttaaaactgcaacaacaacaaacaaaaaaactcatGGCAagatgtgtagaatttcaggataTTACCTttgaaactgcaacattttctcaccGTCCTATGGAAACATGAGTAGAATTGCAGAGAATTTACTTTAACACTgcaagaaacaaaacaaaaatactaCCAAGAGAGGGgggcactaaaatgttttgcccatGAGGTGGGTGGGCCTCCCATCCAAATCTTGATTAGGGCCCCCAAAATGGTGCTTCATGTAAACTTGGCAGCAGTTTCTGTGCCACAACAGTTACATTTTTTCATTCATATTTAATACTGGTAATAAGAATGTGTTGATAGGTGTCAAGTTATATGGCTACAATTTGATTAATGTTTGAAGTGTGATTTTATGATCGCTTACTAAAAAGCTATTGTTTAAATACCCTAAAAaactattgtttaccttttatttTTCAAAATAGATAATGTTTATTTGTTCGGCCTGCGGCCCACCACTCAGATTATATTTTGGCCCACCAAGCCCAAAAGTTTGATCACTTCTGGTGTAGGGGCTATGGTGTagagcaggggttcccaaacatTTTTGGCCTGTGATCCCATTTTTGTTTGCCACTCCACCATGCTAAAAAAGTGATGTAATCAACGGCCAATATTAACTTTTTAAATTGTTGCTATGACAGTTTATTACAAatgagtctgtctgtcttcaAACTGTCTTGTCAATTCTCTACTGTGTGGTGTGCCCTCTAGGGGTCGGCAGGGGGGCACAAGGGTAAAATGACCTGAGTGAAAAAGTCTGGGAACCCCTAGTCGACAGGTGTACGGGCTCGTGGTCAGTAGTCTGTTTTaagtgagtgtctgtctgtctctcctcatgctgtctctctgtcccctccaggTACATAACACAAATATAGGCTGGAGTCTGGGCTACATGCTACATACATCCAACATGATCCCTGCTGAGGCCAAGCTGGTACGTCTGCCCATGGCCAACTCTGTGTTCGgtggcctcctcttcctcttcaccgCCCTCACCATCGTCAGTGTCATGTTCCTGATCATCAAGGCTGTGCGCGCCTGCTACTGACCCCCACTAGAGGGCAGAGTGTTCAAATTACAGTTAAACCTAGAGTTGCAAAATTacagtaactttcccaaaatgtgttttttccaGAAATCCgggttggaagattcctggaatcaggagggaatggaatcctccaaccaggctTCTAGAAAACCttggaattttgggaaagttacagaATATGTACAACCCTAGTTACACCCGATGGAGGAAAGTGCTTCTGGTAgtgttacacccctgaaaaaggggagaaagaATCACGAGATTGATAGGTTAATGTTTACTCATTGAGAACTTTTagtaacacattttacagaataacagatctacaggaaatagatagttttgtagggtacaaggcttattcaagtcacaacagtatacactgtacatcactgaaacaaatactattttcaatatataatagaataatataagctttaactcagtaaaccataactcaatttatcaacaggcaataaagtgtttgaaaaaccATTACACAAATAACACCGCAAAATATCTTATTAACAACGCACATGTTCATtcacaatcgacataaaatggcagctacgTAGCAGTACTTAGCAGTACGAAGCTAGCTGCAACTGAGCAGGGCTCATGTTTCTCTCTGCAAACTTAACTAACTTCCTCAATATGTTACTAAGACAAACCTTAAACCCTCTTGACATGTTAGCGAGTTATTATATTTAAATTACTCTTTTTAATCATCAATAACGTAcctgaaaaaggggagaaagaatcacgatagtgatagggaatgtttactcattgaacttttagtgcaatgagaaaaagaccgcgaattctccgtgaacttgagtggagaccagagcaatcgatctcaggctcatagattaagagcatttagtagatcacagattaacacttttacccacgacaacataaagtaatcaacataacgtttacacattcctctcacaattcgtacctttgtatgcttgacggattttaacacaattagataaatgttatcaatctatcaactaatactgaatgcatgatcttcttaaccttagatgttttaagatcctcacatactatgaacttactaatac of Salvelinus alpinus chromosome 4, SLU_Salpinus.1, whole genome shotgun sequence contains these proteins:
- the LOC139573572 gene encoding ectonucleoside triphosphate diphosphohydrolase 3-like produces the protein MACKFGTSLAFFFLLASLAVIITISMIQGHKRVFESRLKYGIVIDSGSSRSTVHLYQWPAEKQNNTGVVSQTLRCMVAGPGISDMLVDNAQDQQSWASIRECMSNITKIVPADQHNSTVLYLGATAGMRLLHSQNETKSNEILRNLQNYLQSLPFNFQNASIMSGKEEGLYGWITVNYLLGNFLERNIWNMWVRPAGGKMVGSMDLGGASTQIAFTLPDPNAKGTDIVRVSLYGYEYNIYTHSFLCYGKNEAEKRVLAALVKNSENATHVTNPCFNLGYNMTVSAESIFGTECIETPADYDPKQMITLKGSSDNGACRDVVQSIFDLTSCTKNCSFDGVYQPSVGPGDFLAYAGFFYTAQAVELKGISQLNQWNSSTWEFCSWDWPTLKLKKAWIAEKYRKSYCYSAHYVQTLLVNGYKFNKDTWKHIDFQKQVHNTNIGWSLGYMLHTSNMIPAEAKLVRLPMANSVFGGLLFLFTALTIVSVMFLIIKAVRACY